The following is a genomic window from Nitrososphaerota archaeon.
CTCGGAGGCGCTCAGTGAGAGGGCGCCCTGTCCGCCAGCTTCCCCTGGGGTGCTCCCCCGTCGTTGACCATGGAGGCGAACCAGGGGGTCCGCCCCGCGAGCCTCAGGCGCGGGATGGCGGGGACCCTGATGACAAGATACGACACCGCCATAACCATGACGAGCTGGACCACGTTGAACAACGCCGTGAACGCGAGGACCACGACCAGGACGTCCGAACCCGTGAGTGGGACCCCTATGGCCGCGAACGGGGCGCGGAGGAACCCCTCGATTGCGGGGAGCCCGTAGAGGAAAGCGATGAGATAGAAGTTGGGGACTGTCATCACCGCCGCCCTGAGCAAGCACCCCATGGCGGTGCTCCACCCCGTCAGCCTGGACAGGGTCGCCCCTCCGCGGGCCGCGATTCTGGCGCCCAACCAGAGCCCCGCGACGGTCGAAACCAGAGCGAACAGCTTCAGCAGCGGGCCCACCGGAATCGCCTGACCGAACACCATCAGGCCTGCGAACTCGACCACCGAAGAGACTAGGGCTGGAACCGGCCCGAAAATGAAGAAAGCGAGGATGATGGCCACCTCCCCCACGTCGAACTGGAGGTACGGGATGAGAGGGAAGTTCAGTCCCAGGGCCTGGGATGCGCCCGCGAGCAGGATGGCGAGAGCGCTGAAAACGGCGCTCCCGGCTATCGACGTCGTGTCTAGCCGGCCCCTGGTGCTCTGCACGCTCGAGCGCCGAAGGAGTTAATCTTTTAACCGTTTGGTAGCTACCATCCTACTTGTAGATGAAAAGGCGCGGGAAGTCGGGGGCGGAGCGCCTCACCACCCTCCTTCACCTGGTCAAGCTCGGGGCGGTAGGGTCCTTCGCCATGGTGCCCACGCGGAGGCTGGGGGACTCGATTGGGCTCAGCCAGCAGGCCGCCTCCCTCAGGCTTGCCGACCTCGAAACTGCGGGGCTGGTCGAAAGGGCTCGCCGCGGGCGCGGGGCAGCCGTAAGACTGACCGAGTCGGGGCTGGACGCGGTAGAGACCTTCTTGGCCGAAGCCGGAGCCAACCTCGGCCGGGGGAAAGCTCAGCTGGAGTTCAGGGGGGCCGTCTTCAGCGGTCTGAAGGAAGGCGCCTACTACGTCTCGCTCGAGGGCTACGCCCCAGGGTTCTCCAGTGCCCTCGGGTTCGTCCCCTTCCCCGGGACTCTGAACCTCCGCCTGACCAGCCAGGCGATGGTGGAACAGCGCCGACGTCTGGACCTCATGAGGGGGGTGGAGATACCAGGCTTCGCCGACGGCAGGAGGTCTTATGGTCCGGTCAAGTGCTTCAGGGCGAGGGTCGGCGGGAGGCGGCCGGCCGGAGTCCTCGTGATCGAGAGGACCCACTATGACAGCTCTGTCCTCGAGGTGGTCTCCCCGGTCGGCCTGAGGAGGTCGCTGGGGCTGAAGGACGGCGACGAGTGCTCTGTCACCGTCTATCTCGGCGAAGGCTGGGTGCGTCGACGGTGAACGACACGACGTCCCCGTCGGCCAGGCCCAGCTTCCCTCTGAGGAACGCGGGCGAGATCAGCTCTGCGACCGTCTCGTTATAGTAGGTCACGTCTATGAAGAGCAGCGTGATCTTCTCCCCCATCAGCTCCCCGTCGTAGCACGTCAGGGAGCTGAAAGACTCCCCCCCGAGGTTGAACCCGTCTACTTTGACCCCGTCCCCCGACCGCAGATCCCTGAGCCTTTCGATGGTCCCAGGCTCTTCCAGCTTCAGGTTCAGGGTCCCAGGGTAGGGGGCGTATCCGAGGCGCTCGGCGAACCTCCTCTGGTACTCTGGGTGCCCCACGTAGTACTTCCCCTTCCCCATCCCGCTGAAGACCCTCCCGGTCGCTACGACGCGCATCTCCTAAGGCGCTTCCAGGGCGGGGATAAAAAGCAACGATGGGCTTAACTAGAATCTTCCCGGCTAGGAGGAAGGGAATGGCCGACAAGGAGATACTCATACTTGTGGACGACGAAGACAACGAGCTCGGCACCGACACCAGGGAGAACTGCCACGCCGGGAATGGGAGGCGCCACAGAGCCTACACTGCCTTCCTCTTCCACAACGGCAAGATGCTCCTTCAGCAGAGGAGCGGGAAGAAGCTGCTCTGGCCCGGGGCCTGGGACGTCTCTTACACGAGCCACGTCTTTCCGGGGGAGAGCTACCAGCAGGCCGCGTCCCGTCGGGCGCAGCAGGAGCTGAAAGCCACGGTGGGGCCGCTGACCGACGTGCACTCGTTCGTGTACTTCGCACCGCAGGGGGCGAACGCGGAAAACGAGTTCTGCCGGGTCCTCATCGGTGACTTCGACGGGAAGGTCACGCCTAATCCGGAGGAGATGGCCGCAGTCAAGTGGGCCACGGTCCCGGAGGTCTCGGCCGACCTCAAGGCGCACCCAGGCTCCTACACCCCGTGGTTCAAGCTGTCTTTCGAGGGGTTCCTGAAGAGCCCGGCGGCTCGCAGGTACGTCTAGTCCAGCTTCCTGACTTCGCCCAGGAGCTCCCCGACCCTCTTCATCGTCGCCTCCACGGTCTCGTCCTCCTCCGTCTTCGTGGAGAAGGATGCCGCCGTAGGGTGCCCCCCGCCGTGCCCTCCGAGCCTGGACGCCATCTCCTCGGCCACCTTCGTCCCGAGGTTCACCCCCGTCCGGTCGAGGAACCTCTGCGTCGACCTGAGGCTCACCCGGGTCTCACCGTCTGATTCGCCTCCCACCACCGCCAGATCGGCGCCGAGGTATACGAGAGCCCTGGCGACGTGCGCCTGAAAAGACCCGATGTGGCTGGACGCCACCACCCACTCCCCGGCCTTGTTGATGGAGAGCCTCTGGGCCCCCTTCAGCTTCGCTAGGACCTCCCCGTAATCAGGCTCAGAGCGAAGCTCCTTCCTTGCCAGGGCCAGATCCGCCCCCATGTCCATGAGCTTCACTGCGACCCTGAGCCCCGAGGGGCTGGCGATGGCCAGGTGAGACGAGTCGAAGAGGAGCGCCTCCAGCAGGGCCTGCGCCGACTCCGCGTCAGGCTTCGCGCCGGCCCCCTCGTATATCCCGAAGACCACCTCGGCCGCCGAGGTCGCAGCCTCGTTGACCACGGCCCTGTCATAGAGCCTGGTCGCTCGGGCGGGGTGGTGGTCCACCAGCACCCTGACCCCTGCGCTCGACGCCATCTTCCCCTTCCAGTCGCCCAGGAGTTCCTCGTCACCCACGTCCACGGCCACATAGAGGTCGAAGTCGCCATCCCCCTTCACCGCCGCGGCGTGCTTGAACCTGACGCTCAGCTTCTGGGTGAGGGTGGTCATCCCCCCAGGAGTCCCGATGACGACTTCGCACCCGGGGGCGAGGGACTCTATCAGGCGGGCGATGGCGAAAGCCGAGAGATAGGAGTCGGCGTCGGCGTTCCTGTGGCAGACGACTGCCGCCCTGTGGAGCGTTCCGATTTCGGCGAACGGGAACCCTTTCGGCCCCGCGTCAAGAGTCAACGGCGGCCACAGCTCAGGCGTCGCCGGGGGGCTGCGCCGGCGGGGGCCTCGTCTTCACGGCGTCGTCGATCTTCCCCTGCAGGTCCTTCAGGGTCTCTCTGAACCTCGACTCCTGCTTCGCGAGCACCATCTTCCTAGTGCTTGCCAGCTCCTTCTTCTCGTTGAGTTCCTTCAGCACGTCCCCCTTCTTCACCTTGACCAGCAGGTTTCCTGCGAACTTGTATACCGCCTCTGAGTCTGACGCCTTCCCCAGTTCCTCCAGGGCCTTCTCGGTCTCGCTCAGTTCCATCTCGACCTGCTGCTTCTGGGCAAGCACCGCCTGCAGGTTCTGCTGGGTCTGGTCATATCGCGCTAGCTGCTCCCTGAGGAGGGGCGGAAGCTCAGGCTGGCTCAATTTTGACCCAGCGACCTCGGTCTCTACTTAAAGCCTTTCGAGCCTGGGGCCCTGATCAGGTCGAGGAGCGCCTTTGTCTTCTCGGCGGCCTCCCTGGGTCCGTCCCCCCTGATCTCTAGTTCGCACGCAGTCCCCTTCGCTTTGGCCCCGGGGAACGACTCGATGACCTTCTTGAGGGACGCCCTGTCAGCCCTGAAGGCGACGCTGACCCGGACCGACGCTATCGGTCTACCTTGCTTTCGCTTGGGCGAGTTCATAGGCGCCGCCCGCTACGGTGTAACCGCACGACTTGCACTTCCATATCCCTGAGGATGTCCTCGCCAGCTTCATGCTGGAACAGGCGGGACATTCCCTTGCCTGCTTGAGCGTCCTGAAGACCCTGGCGTACCTCTTCCTGAGGGTTCCCCCGTACTTTGCGCCGAGACCTCTGACGGCCTCCTTCGCCTTCGGCACTACTTCGTCGCCTCTAGGATGCGGGCCCTGACGTCCCTCCCCACCCTGATGGCGATGTCTGCCGCTTCAAGCACCTGTGCGGGGGTGATGGTGCTCGCCTCGCCCTTCTGGGTCGCGCAGACGTTCCCGCCGTCTTCGGTCGTTATGGTGATTCTCATGTCCATGGACGCCTCCTCCTCGGCGCTCGGGTCGACCACCATCCTCTCGCCTATCCTGGCGAAGGTGACTGACACCGGGGTCTTCTTGACGGGGACTGGGACAACCTCCTCCGTGGCCTCCACCTTGTCGTCCTTGACCTTGAGCTTCTTCATCTTCGCCGTCTTCAGGGCGGCTACCACGGCGTAGCTCACCGCGTCGAACAGGTTCCCGTCGACGTTCATGACGTTGAAGTCGCAGAAGACTGAGATGACGGTCTTTCCGGGGATCAGGCTGAGGTCCTCCAAGGCTATCATCTTGGACTCGCGCACCCCCCTGTCCACCACCCTCGCGAGCTCTATCGCCTCTGGGCTCGGTGGGCCCGCCTCCGCGTAAGGCGAAGACATAGGGAGTATCTCACCGTTGACCATGAGGATCCCCTTGTCGGGCGTGTCGGGGAACGGTATCCCCGTGGCTACCTTCACCCCGGCAATCACTTCCGTGTTCCCAAGGGTAACCCTGGCCGAGCCGTTGGCCTTCGGGATGACCCCTGTCTCCACTTTCAGCTCCCTCGGCTGGTCGAGCGCCCTCTCGTCCAGCCGCTTCCCCGCAGCCAGCAGCTGAACCATCTGGGCCTTCCGTATCGTTTCGACTACGTAGTTCTTCATCGACATCTACTCGGCTACCTCTTCTACCTGGGTCACCTTCGCCTCGCCCCCAAAGAACCTCGCGTTGAGTGCCTCCCGCTGCATCCCGTACACTTCTTTCCCTTTCTGGATGGCCAGCTCGAACGCCTTCTGGAACTTCTCCCGCGAGTAGACCCCGTCCACCTGCAGCAGAGACACCACCCCCAGGTTGGGGAGTATCGCGACCGGCATGTCGCCGTCCCCTTCCTTGTCTTCGGTGTCGTCCAGGTCAGCCACCACTTGGCCGTTGATCATGCCGCAGGAGCACCCGACGACCAGGTCCCTCATGTTGATCCCAGCGTCCGCCAAGGCTAGCGAGGCTGCGGTTATCCCCGCCACCCTCGACCCTCCGTCAGACTGGAGCACCTCGACCCACACCTCTATCGCCGTCCGAGGGTAGTCCTCCACAACAACAGCGGGCTCCAGCGCTTCCCTCATCACCTTCGAAATCTCGATCTCCCTTCTGGAAGGAGCCGGGTTCTTCCTCTCATCGACGGAGAAGGGGGCCATGTGGTATCTGCACCTGAGCAACGCCCTGTCAGGGAGCACTTGGTGCTTCGGATGCACCTCTTTCGGCCCGTAGACGGCTGCCATTATCTTGTTCTTCCCCCACTCGATGTACGCCGAGCCGTCGGCGTTCTTCACCAGTCCCACCTGGAGCTTTATGGGCCTCAGCTGGTCCCACTTCCTGCCATCCCGACGGTTGCCTTTCTCGTCGATTAGTTTCGTTTCACCCTTTGCCATCTCTATTCCCCTCCAAGGACCCCTTCGACTCTCGTGGTAAGGTCGGCGGCGTGGGCCTCCTCTTCCACGGTCCTGATAGCCTTCACGGCCTTCGTGATCCCCTCCGGGGTCCCGGATACCACGACCACTCCGTTCTGGCCGACCTTGACCTCGGCCCCGGTCCTCTCACTGATCAGGTTGATCATCGCTCCCCTCTTTCCAATTAGTCTGGGCACCTTCGTGGGCGATATCTTAACGATTTCTCCCGAGTCTATCTTTCCGTATCCCTGCCCCCTGATGCTGAGCTGCGGGTCCCTCGACCTTTCGAACGACTCTATCCTGGTCCCGATCATGTCTCCGACCTTGAACTTGCTCGACAGGTCGTGCGTCGAGGGGGAGAACTCTCTCCCGAACACGAAAGACGCGGGAAGGAACCCATCGAAGCACGAATTGATGTCCACCACCCACCCGAAGCCGTTGACGTCCACGACCTTCCCTATCACCTCGTCGTCGGCCCGCGGAAGGTACGGCCCTGTGAGAGGGTTCAGCTTGACTTCGTCCCTCCCCACCTCGGCTAGCCCCACCCGGAGCGCGACATACTCCTCGCCCCTCTTCTCGATGTAGCTGCCGTATCTGTAGTTCCCCTTGGCTATGACGTCCCCGGGGATTACCTGTCTTCTCTCGATCATTGGCATCTCTATTTCACCACTGTGACCTGCGCCGCTCCCTTCGTCGTCGAGCCCAGCCGGTCCAGCAGGCCGGGCTGTCCGCCAGCCGGTATTTCTACTATTGCCGAGAGGGTCCCATCGGCCAGCCAGTCCTCCTTCATTATCTCGCCATAGGCCTTCAGGACGCCGATGGCCTGCCCCGTGTACTGGGCCGCAACCTTGACCTGAAGCCGGACCTTCTCAGACTTCAGGGGAAGCAACGTCCTCAGGGCTTCCACCACCGCTTTCATCTGCTCGTTAGGGTCCTGGAACGGGTCCACGGACACGCGCGCTTCCTGCATCGCCTGGTCGATCCTCGTAGGGGGGTGCGGGAGAAGGGTCCGCGGGTCGACGAAGTTCTTGGAGATAGCTGCGATGATGGCCTTCCTCTTCTCCTCCGTCAGCCTCTTCCTCTGCTCCTGGGTGAGGTTTAGCTCCCCGCGCTTCAGCACCTCCAGGACCGCCTTGGCGTGGTCGTCGGTTCCGAAGTGCAGTTTCAGCTTCTCTGTGCTCGCCCTCAGCCCCTTCCGGGCGTCGGAGTAGACTTCGTCCGTGACTATCACGGCAGAGGGCTCGACATTCCTCCCTTGCTTGAACGAAAGCGCGGAGTCGGGATTCACTAGAATCTCGTAATGCTCTCCCGCGATGGTCAGCCTCACCGTTGTGAACTTGGACGCTTCATGGGTCCTCGGCTTGAAGTTCCCTCCGCCGTACCCGAACCCACCGCTCATCGATGCCGACGCTTCTCAGGAGCTCTTGGCCGGGGGCTTGTCTGACTTCGTCTTGGCGTTGGATGCGCTCTTCCCGATCTCCTGCTCAGCGAGGCGCCTCCACTTCTTCGAACCGGCTTCCACCACGGCTGCCTTTATGTGGGCTGTCCCGATCTTGTCCTCGCTCACGAGATAGATGCATTCGATGGCAAGAGTGACGGCTTCTTCCAGGCTCAGGTCTGGCGAGTAGTTCTTCTCCAGGTAGTCGTTCACCTGGTCGCTCCCCTGGCCTATGGCTATGGCATGGAATCCCGAATAGGTCCCGGTCGGGTCAGCCAGATACACCACGGGCCCCTCCCCGTCGACCCCCGCTATGATCAGGGATACGCCGAATGGCCTGACGCCTGCATACTGAGTGTACTGCTGGTTCATGTCGGCGATCCTCTTGGCTATGGCCTCCACGTCCACAGGCTCGTCGTAGATCAGCCTGTTGCTCTGCGCCAGGACCCTCGCGCTGTCGACCTGGATCCTCGCATCCGGGATGTAACCAGCCCCGACGGCCCCGACGTGGTCGTCGATCTGGAACATCTTGATGACGGAGTCGACGTTCTGAAGCTTCCTTTGCTTCTCTTCCACGGCCAGCACCACCCCCTCTTTGGTCTGGATGCCGACAGCCAGGTTTCCCCTCCTGACGGTCTCGAGGGCATATTCCACTTGGTACAGCCTGCCATCGGGCGAAAAAATCGTGATCGCCCTGTCATATCCTGCCGAAGGTGCAAACATTTTCTTCTAGTTGCTCCTTTTTGCCCAACGAATTCAGTCGCCTTTTAAACTGTTCTGAGAACTTGCGCGATTCCGCGAAGGTTCATATCAAGATGTTCCCCTCCCGAAACGGAATGCCAAAGGTCCTCGTGGTGAACAACTACCCCGCGCGGGAACGGGCCGGGACGCTGCAGTCATGCGTCGAGGGGAACGGGGGCGCGGTGACCGCGGTCGGGTGGGGGGACGCCACGGCCCCCCTGTTCGACTCGTTCGACGGCGTCGTCCTCAGCGGCTCACCCGACATGATGACCGAGGGGAGGACGGAGTCGAAGTTCTCGAAGGAGAGAGAGGCGATCCTGGAGTCGAAGGTCCCGATACTGGGGATCTGTTTCGGTCACCAGCTGGTGGCCCGCGCTTTCCAGGCCGAAGTGGTGAAGGACAGAAAGCCGGTCCAGGAGATGGTACGGACGACCGTCCTCGCCGAAGATCCACTCTTCGCCGGTCTCCCGAACTCTCTCATGCTGCTAGAGTCGCGCCACGAAGTGGTGAGGGCCCTCCCGGGCGGGTTCACACTGTTGGCGAAGAGCGCGACCAGCGCCATTGCCGCAATGAAGAGCAGGTCCCGCACCATCTATGGAGTCCAGTTCCATCCGGAGCGCTACTCCGTAGACCACCCCGAGGGGAACGCCGTGCTGGGAAACTTCGTGGGCATGCTGAAGTAGGTGGGTGCACTGGCCGTAGAGAAGGTCGTCTTCCAAAAGAAGGTGGTCGACAGCCTGTTCAGCTATTCTGCCATGGCCTACCCCAACGAGGGGATACTTCTCCTGAGAGGAAAGTCGAAGAAGGGCGTCGTCGAGGTGACGGGAGTCGTGGTCCCCCCGCTCGCGGCCCATGGAGCCGCGTTCTCCTCTTTCAACTGGTGGATGCTCCCCGTGGACCTTTCGTACCTCGGGGTGGCTCACTCCCATCCTTCGGGGAACTTCAACCCCTCGCACGAGGACTTGCTCCACGCCACGGGGAAGATCATGGTGATCATGGGGTACCCCTACGCCACTGTCGACAACCTGGGGGTCTACAACCACAAGGGGGAGAGGATCCCCTTTGAAGTAGTGTGACTGACGTGAACCCAGGGCTTCATGGATGATACCGGCCGGGGAGGCGTGGCCCTCCACGGGGCTCTTCCCGCTTTCAGCCGGCTGAAGTAGGCGCCCCGCCTACCGTCTTGACGCTGTTCTCTCCGGGTCTGTCCTCCCCACGTCTCATCTGTTCCGGCGAGGGTCGCCCCAGGCATGGAAGCCGGCGGCTGGCGGCTCCCAAGGTCGTGCTACATGAGACGCTAAGCCTTAAATCGTCTCATCGAAGGGACACGTTTCATGAGCCAATACACGAAGGGGCAGTCGTGGGGCGCGCTAAAGAAGGCCTGGCGCGGCTACAAGGT
Proteins encoded in this region:
- a CDS encoding CTP-dependent riboflavin kinase, whose translation is MKRRGKSGAERLTTLLHLVKLGAVGSFAMVPTRRLGDSIGLSQQAASLRLADLETAGLVERARRGRGAAVRLTESGLDAVETFLAEAGANLGRGKAQLEFRGAVFSGLKEGAYYVSLEGYAPGFSSALGFVPFPGTLNLRLTSQAMVEQRRRLDLMRGVEIPGFADGRRSYGPVKCFRARVGGRRPAGVLVIERTHYDSSVLEVVSPVGLRRSLGLKDGDECSVTVYLGEGWVRRR
- a CDS encoding CTP-dependent riboflavin kinase, whose protein sequence is MRVVATGRVFSGMGKGKYYVGHPEYQRRFAERLGYAPYPGTLNLKLEEPGTIERLRDLRSGDGVKVDGFNLGGESFSSLTCYDGELMGEKITLLFIDVTYYNETVAELISPAFLRGKLGLADGDVVSFTVDAPSLRRDRR
- the idi gene encoding isopentenyl-diphosphate Delta-isomerase; this encodes MADKEILILVDDEDNELGTDTRENCHAGNGRRHRAYTAFLFHNGKMLLQQRSGKKLLWPGAWDVSYTSHVFPGESYQQAASRRAQQELKATVGPLTDVHSFVYFAPQGANAENEFCRVLIGDFDGKVTPNPEEMAAVKWATVPEVSADLKAHPGSYTPWFKLSFEGFLKSPAARRYV
- a CDS encoding DHH family phosphoesterase; translation: MTLDAGPKGFPFAEIGTLHRAAVVCHRNADADSYLSAFAIARLIESLAPGCEVVIGTPGGMTTLTQKLSVRFKHAAAVKGDGDFDLYVAVDVGDEELLGDWKGKMASSAGVRVLVDHHPARATRLYDRAVVNEAATSAAEVVFGIYEGAGAKPDAESAQALLEALLFDSSHLAIASPSGLRVAVKLMDMGADLALARKELRSEPDYGEVLAKLKGAQRLSINKAGEWVVASSHIGSFQAHVARALVYLGADLAVVGGESDGETRVSLRSTQRFLDRTGVNLGTKVAEEMASRLGGHGGGHPTAASFSTKTEEDETVEATMKRVGELLGEVRKLD
- a CDS encoding prefoldin subunit beta, giving the protein MSQPELPPLLREQLARYDQTQQNLQAVLAQKQQVEMELSETEKALEELGKASDSEAVYKFAGNLLVKVKKGDVLKELNEKKELASTRKMVLAKQESRFRETLKDLQGKIDDAVKTRPPPAQPPGDA
- a CDS encoding transposase encodes the protein MPKAKEAVRGLGAKYGGTLRKRYARVFRTLKQARECPACSSMKLARTSSGIWKCKSCGYTVAGGAYELAQAKAR
- a CDS encoding exosome complex protein Rrp42 encodes the protein MKNYVVETIRKAQMVQLLAAGKRLDERALDQPRELKVETGVIPKANGSARVTLGNTEVIAGVKVATGIPFPDTPDKGILMVNGEILPMSSPYAEAGPPSPEAIELARVVDRGVRESKMIALEDLSLIPGKTVISVFCDFNVMNVDGNLFDAVSYAVVAALKTAKMKKLKVKDDKVEATEEVVPVPVKKTPVSVTFARIGERMVVDPSAEEEASMDMRITITTEDGGNVCATQKGEASTITPAQVLEAADIAIRVGRDVRARILEATK
- a CDS encoding exosome complex exonuclease Rrp41, translating into MAKGETKLIDEKGNRRDGRKWDQLRPIKLQVGLVKNADGSAYIEWGKNKIMAAVYGPKEVHPKHQVLPDRALLRCRYHMAPFSVDERKNPAPSRREIEISKVMREALEPAVVVEDYPRTAIEVWVEVLQSDGGSRVAGITAASLALADAGINMRDLVVGCSCGMINGQVVADLDDTEDKEGDGDMPVAILPNLGVVSLLQVDGVYSREKFQKAFELAIQKGKEVYGMQREALNARFFGGEAKVTQVEEVAE
- a CDS encoding S1 RNA-binding domain-containing protein, coding for MIERRQVIPGDVIAKGNYRYGSYIEKRGEEYVALRVGLAEVGRDEVKLNPLTGPYLPRADDEVIGKVVDVNGFGWVVDINSCFDGFLPASFVFGREFSPSTHDLSSKFKVGDMIGTRIESFERSRDPQLSIRGQGYGKIDSGEIVKISPTKVPRLIGKRGAMINLISERTGAEVKVGQNGVVVVSGTPEGITKAVKAIRTVEEEAHAADLTTRVEGVLGGE
- a CDS encoding ribosome assembly factor SBDS, which encodes MSGGFGYGGGNFKPRTHEASKFTTVRLTIAGEHYEILVNPDSALSFKQGRNVEPSAVIVTDEVYSDARKGLRASTEKLKLHFGTDDHAKAVLEVLKRGELNLTQEQRKRLTEEKRKAIIAAISKNFVDPRTLLPHPPTRIDQAMQEARVSVDPFQDPNEQMKAVVEALRTLLPLKSEKVRLQVKVAAQYTGQAIGVLKAYGEIMKEDWLADGTLSAIVEIPAGGQPGLLDRLGSTTKGAAQVTVVK
- the psmA gene encoding archaeal proteasome endopeptidase complex subunit alpha; its protein translation is MFAPSAGYDRAITIFSPDGRLYQVEYALETVRRGNLAVGIQTKEGVVLAVEEKQRKLQNVDSVIKMFQIDDHVGAVGAGYIPDARIQVDSARVLAQSNRLIYDEPVDVEAIAKRIADMNQQYTQYAGVRPFGVSLIIAGVDGEGPVVYLADPTGTYSGFHAIAIGQGSDQVNDYLEKNYSPDLSLEEAVTLAIECIYLVSEDKIGTAHIKAAVVEAGSKKWRRLAEQEIGKSASNAKTKSDKPPAKSS
- a CDS encoding gamma-glutamyl-gamma-aminobutyrate hydrolase family protein (Members of this family of hydrolases with an active site Cys residue belong to MEROPS family C26.); its protein translation is MPKVLVVNNYPARERAGTLQSCVEGNGGAVTAVGWGDATAPLFDSFDGVVLSGSPDMMTEGRTESKFSKEREAILESKVPILGICFGHQLVARAFQAEVVKDRKPVQEMVRTTVLAEDPLFAGLPNSLMLLESRHEVVRALPGGFTLLAKSATSAIAAMKSRSRTIYGVQFHPERYSVDHPEGNAVLGNFVGMLK
- a CDS encoding Mov34/MPN/PAD-1 family protein gives rise to the protein MGALAVEKVVFQKKVVDSLFSYSAMAYPNEGILLLRGKSKKGVVEVTGVVVPPLAAHGAAFSSFNWWMLPVDLSYLGVAHSHPSGNFNPSHEDLLHATGKIMVIMGYPYATVDNLGVYNHKGERIPFEVV